One Candidatus Sysuiplasma acidicola genomic window carries:
- a CDS encoding radical SAM protein codes for MALSPHVVVWESTKACDFACRHCRADAIPHRLPGELSTEEVRGMIDQLAGMDVKLFVISGGDALKRDDIFELIEYGSSRLRTALSPSGSRIDSTVAESIRKAGAAVVSISVDGPQPVHDEFRGVNGAFSIATKAVASLHGAGVPVQINSTLSVYNINVLSELKETVLALEPAYWDLFMIVPTGRATAAMSLTQEQANTAMKVAAAWRAEGIQVRMTCAPYLIRIMSDRGAKPQKPDEKGRKSLNGARGCMAGNGYSFISYNGTVYPCGFLPLRAGSIRESSFAEIYGGTLFSGLRNSSLLGGKCGICNFRTVCGGCRARAYANSRDWMAEDPLCDYTVPRTGA; via the coding sequence ATGGCATTATCACCTCATGTGGTTGTATGGGAAAGCACCAAAGCATGCGACTTTGCATGCAGGCACTGCCGGGCGGATGCCATACCGCACCGCCTTCCCGGAGAGCTCTCAACAGAAGAGGTCAGGGGCATGATAGATCAGCTGGCAGGAATGGACGTGAAACTCTTCGTGATAAGCGGCGGGGATGCTCTCAAGCGTGACGATATCTTCGAACTGATTGAGTATGGCTCGTCGAGATTGCGCACTGCGCTCTCTCCGAGCGGCAGCAGGATAGACAGCACCGTCGCGGAAAGCATCAGGAAGGCAGGTGCAGCGGTTGTGTCCATAAGCGTGGACGGACCCCAGCCTGTACATGATGAATTCAGGGGTGTGAACGGTGCATTTTCCATCGCAACAAAAGCCGTTGCTTCGCTCCATGGGGCAGGCGTGCCTGTTCAGATAAATTCCACGCTAAGTGTGTACAACATAAATGTCCTCTCCGAGTTGAAAGAAACCGTGCTCGCACTGGAGCCGGCCTACTGGGATCTTTTCATGATTGTTCCCACCGGAAGGGCCACGGCGGCCATGTCTCTTACACAGGAGCAGGCCAACACGGCAATGAAGGTCGCAGCGGCCTGGCGGGCCGAAGGGATTCAGGTGCGCATGACCTGCGCACCGTACCTCATACGCATCATGAGCGACCGCGGCGCGAAACCACAGAAACCGGATGAGAAGGGAAGAAAGAGCCTGAACGGGGCACGCGGCTGCATGGCAGGAAACGGCTATTCATTCATTTCATACAACGGAACCGTATATCCGTGCGGTTTCCTCCCCCTGAGGGCGGGAAGCATCAGGGAAAGCAGTTTTGCGGAAATCTACGGCGGCACACTGTTTTCCGGATTGAGAAACAGCTCGCTGCTCGGCGGCAAGTGCGGCATCTGCAATTTCAGGACAGTATGCGGTGGATGCAGGGCGAGGGCATATGCAAACAGCCGCGACTGGATGGCTGAAGACCCCCTGTGCGACTATACCGTTCCCAGGACTGGTGCGTAA